The following proteins come from a genomic window of bacterium:
- a CDS encoding methyltransferase domain-containing protein, translating to MKTFPHDYHVVEGVWHPFVEDPIPYSDGDEAERYLEETFANTSDLSSDSPTLALAIKDWPSQYHLSPQRANLLRPLEIPRYARVLELGCGCGAVTRFLGQNAGHVVAVEGSPVRARLAKMRCGDLANVDIVAGNFDDIRMTAPFEIVTLVGVLEYAGIFWRQPGDPFEGMLRFAWENLAPNGVLIIAIENKLGMKYFSGCTEDHLSRRFPGIEGYPDNDGPRTFGRAELIEIASRCGFADFELLLPFPDYKIPSTLINGRFTSAEDCRKYNLVDWCRDPFRDYVNEREHLFNDQLALASAAKSGLMADFSNSFLLIAAKEPFGEGSAIRRPAWIAKKFNMLRRPEYRTITTLLEKDGGPVIAKERANGLLPEPSLPVRLSVAAERAYIGGGKSLSQEMLRAIRRNTGGEKEFQGFVAGWVHYLRSRVMPGTNLLPPSHVDCQPGNLILDSTGALHYIDDEWHWHERVSMDWVLFRGLFVFWLECRLWIERSPLRQHARFADFLSLSLEPTGTAIGEERVEELIALEIAFHETVSPFPPVAYRDLLRRSCGETVPPGNPRPSGAEVGLVAKVEELFQSGDVVRALSLAGDIAETYPKNAANWNNIGVILTHLGRQNQAKDCLRIALALDDRFAEARNNLEAIEGVPCGPVMNAAPAESVSDATAGRNTVKSNRQPKKHMEKYPRRLVMTLLVRDEADIVRNNILFHLNSGVDHIVVTDNNSCDGTVEILEEFVREGVVDLIHQPEHGYHQGRWVTSMAAFARDKLGADWIINADADEFWNAQAGDLKSLIAGKNGNVLFANRRNMLPSFSTNDSSNPLTSNLLAVIRSLRSKEQMLTLLDCGSPKAFFSASGMREVLQGNHNVIIDGERREEYCPELCIFHYPIRSFNHFERKVANGGAAYANSPDLPSNLGSHWRHWYELQRSGKLKEVYDEIVIPEKRREELSRVGLLAVDLRLAELVSNEFVRLGDSQNEHIYQKPFYEMHIPWQEEYNAVADAIAGVIPFGTVIDLGCGNGFLLARLATHGKKVAGVEVTSEGVLAAKQSVPGPVRVGDLRFPLYLGRRDVAICTEVAEHLEKEYADVLIDNIVRHAKEWVIFTGATEEQTGGEHHVNLQPHSYWIEKFEQRGFVKDVNRSLALKEHMSPHTERIIWFPKNAMIFHRVGI from the coding sequence ATGAAGACGTTCCCGCACGATTATCATGTCGTGGAGGGCGTGTGGCACCCCTTCGTCGAGGATCCGATTCCATACTCCGACGGGGATGAAGCGGAACGATACCTCGAGGAAACCTTCGCGAATACGTCCGACCTGTCGTCCGACTCTCCGACGCTGGCGCTGGCGATCAAGGACTGGCCCTCGCAGTATCACCTGTCGCCGCAGAGGGCCAATCTCCTGAGGCCTCTCGAAATCCCGCGGTACGCCCGCGTGCTGGAGCTGGGATGCGGGTGCGGCGCCGTCACGCGTTTTCTCGGGCAGAATGCGGGGCACGTCGTCGCTGTCGAAGGAAGTCCCGTCCGGGCGCGCCTCGCCAAGATGCGCTGCGGAGACCTGGCCAACGTAGACATCGTCGCCGGCAACTTCGACGACATCCGGATGACGGCCCCCTTCGAGATCGTCACCCTCGTCGGCGTTCTGGAGTATGCGGGCATTTTCTGGCGGCAACCCGGAGACCCGTTCGAGGGAATGCTCCGGTTCGCGTGGGAAAACCTCGCGCCGAACGGCGTACTGATCATCGCAATCGAAAACAAGCTGGGCATGAAGTATTTCTCGGGATGCACGGAAGACCACCTGTCGAGGCGTTTCCCCGGCATCGAAGGGTATCCCGACAACGACGGCCCTCGCACTTTCGGCAGGGCCGAGCTCATCGAAATCGCCTCCCGATGCGGCTTCGCGGATTTCGAGCTGCTGCTCCCGTTTCCCGACTACAAAATTCCCTCGACGCTCATCAACGGGCGATTCACCTCCGCGGAGGATTGCCGGAAATACAACCTCGTCGACTGGTGCCGCGACCCTTTCCGGGACTACGTCAATGAGCGGGAGCATCTCTTCAACGACCAGCTGGCGCTCGCTTCCGCCGCAAAGAGCGGGCTGATGGCGGATTTCTCCAACTCCTTCCTGCTCATCGCCGCCAAGGAGCCGTTCGGGGAGGGTTCGGCCATCCGGCGGCCGGCCTGGATCGCCAAGAAATTCAACATGCTCCGTCGCCCCGAATACCGGACCATCACAACCCTTCTCGAGAAGGACGGGGGCCCCGTCATCGCCAAGGAGCGCGCCAACGGACTCCTGCCGGAGCCTTCCCTTCCGGTACGCCTGTCCGTCGCAGCGGAGCGCGCCTACATCGGGGGAGGAAAATCCCTTTCCCAGGAGATGCTACGGGCAATCCGTCGAAACACCGGTGGTGAAAAGGAGTTCCAGGGGTTCGTCGCAGGATGGGTTCACTATCTGCGGTCCCGGGTGATGCCCGGAACAAACCTCCTCCCTCCATCCCATGTCGATTGCCAGCCCGGCAACCTGATCCTGGATTCCACCGGTGCGCTCCACTACATAGACGACGAGTGGCACTGGCACGAGCGGGTGTCAATGGACTGGGTGCTCTTCCGCGGCCTCTTCGTGTTCTGGCTGGAGTGCAGGTTGTGGATCGAACGCTCCCCGTTGCGGCAGCATGCCCGATTCGCCGACTTCCTCTCCCTGTCCCTGGAACCGACCGGAACCGCCATCGGCGAGGAACGCGTCGAGGAGTTGATCGCGCTCGAGATCGCTTTCCATGAGACGGTCTCTCCGTTTCCTCCGGTTGCCTACAGGGACCTGCTGCGGAGATCCTGCGGGGAAACCGTACCGCCGGGAAACCCCCGGCCCTCCGGCGCAGAAGTCGGGCTGGTCGCGAAGGTGGAGGAGCTTTTCCAATCGGGGGATGTGGTTCGGGCGTTGAGCCTTGCGGGCGATATTGCGGAAACGTACCCGAAGAACGCCGCGAACTGGAACAACATCGGCGTGATCTTGACCCATTTGGGCAGACAAAACCAGGCGAAGGACTGTCTTCGGATCGCCCTTGCGCTGGACGATCGGTTCGCCGAAGCCCGGAACAACCTGGAAGCGATCGAGGGGGTTCCCTGCGGTCCAGTCATGAATGCAGCCCCTGCGGAATCGGTGAGCGACGCAACGGCAGGGCGGAATACCGTCAAAAGTAATAGACAGCCAAAAAAACACATGGAGAAATACCCGCGCCGGCTAGTGATGACTCTGCTTGTACGTGATGAAGCGGATATCGTTAGAAACAACATTCTTTTTCATCTGAATAGCGGTGTGGATCATATCGTTGTCACGGACAACAATTCTTGCGACGGTACTGTAGAGATTCTAGAGGAGTTCGTTCGCGAAGGTGTGGTTGATCTGATTCATCAACCTGAACACGGGTACCATCAGGGCCGGTGGGTTACCTCTATGGCTGCCTTCGCCCGGGATAAACTGGGAGCCGACTGGATCATCAATGCCGATGCCGATGAGTTCTGGAACGCTCAAGCCGGTGACCTGAAATCGTTGATAGCCGGCAAGAACGGGAACGTCCTTTTTGCTAATCGTCGGAACATGTTGCCATCATTTTCCACGAACGATTCTTCGAACCCATTGACAAGCAATTTGCTTGCGGTAATCCGCTCATTGCGAAGCAAAGAGCAAATGCTGACACTCCTCGATTGCGGCTCCCCCAAAGCTTTTTTTTCCGCTTCCGGCATGCGGGAAGTGCTGCAGGGCAATCACAACGTCATTATCGACGGCGAACGCCGAGAAGAATATTGCCCGGAGTTGTGCATATTTCATTATCCCATTCGAAGCTTTAATCATTTCGAAAGGAAAGTCGCAAATGGAGGAGCCGCATATGCCAATAGTCCGGACCTGCCATCAAATCTTGGTTCGCACTGGCGGCATTGGTACGAACTCCAGCGAAGCGGCAAGCTCAAGGAAGTGTACGATGAGATTGTGATTCCCGAAAAACGCCGTGAAGAGCTCTCTCGCGTCGGTTTGTTGGCGGTTGATCTTCGTTTGGCAGAGTTGGTATCCAACGAATTCGTCAGACTCGGTGACAGTCAAAACGAACATATCTACCAGAAACCTTTTTATGAGATGCATATCCCGTGGCAGGAGGAATACAACGCTGTTGCAGATGCAATTGCTGGGGTAATCCCCTTTGGAACAGTCATCGATCTCGGATGTGGCAATGGTTTCCTGCTTGCTCGATTGGCAACTCATGGGAAGAAAGTGGCAGGTGTCGAGGTCACATCCGAAGGGGTTCTTGCCGCAAAGCAGTCTGTACCCGGTCCGGTTCGTGTTGGAGATCTGCGCTTCCCGCTATATTTGGGCCGTCGCGATGTCGCAATATGCACTGAAGTTGCTGAACATTTGGAAAAGGAATATGCAGACGTGCTCATTGACAACATCGTCCGGCACGCGAAAGAATGGGTGATATTCACAGGTGCTACTGAAGAGCAAACGGGGGGGGAACATCATGTGAACCTGCAGCCTCACAGCTATTGGATAGAGAAATTCGAACAGAGAGGCTTCGTTAAAGACGTGAATCGTTCTTTGGCTTTAAAGGAACATATGTCACCGCATACAGAAAGAATAATCTGGTTTCCAAAAAATGCCATGATTTTCCATCGTGTAGGTATTTAA
- a CDS encoding radical SAM protein, giving the protein MFANTRRRTIIDFLPTHNMSASRSETMANVLLVNPALAYSGWNANFNNPSPDTVFIRLGIAYLAGALKARGHSVTLADLRMLSGWGEYRRLVEHVSPEFVGISIHSVEFTTAIEAARQAKSILTGVKTIAGGVHPTMFPEECVESGVFDYIMKGEGEVSLPLLVEDPSRFPKIFWGDTPDLDRIPFPDREVWPDFRERIACEPFGIKGYRFPLPMVEMINTRGCPYQCTFCCGPGEHQIYSRLTTDGRRVTNIRGRSVPNVIAELVMLIEKYGIRSVMFHDDQFIVSPKWVDEFTEALHAHGIVKAGLKWVTSSRADIICRNEKLIGKMADAGLDLLIVGFESFSPRILRWFKKGVTVEENFRAAEICRAHGVKVWANYILGIPTDTGWHKEDDLMTVEGVLRVKPVHYSPALYTPVPGSLLYPFYKGNDLILDDTSGERSSDRGAMIPKVKGVDYEFLQAIMMDDTAFL; this is encoded by the coding sequence TTGTTTGCTAACACAAGGAGAAGGACGATCATTGATTTTTTACCGACGCACAATATGAGTGCTTCGAGGAGCGAAACGATGGCGAACGTCCTCTTGGTAAATCCTGCTTTGGCGTATAGCGGCTGGAATGCCAACTTCAATAACCCGTCTCCCGATACCGTTTTTATCCGGCTCGGGATCGCCTATCTTGCGGGAGCGTTGAAGGCCCGGGGCCATTCGGTTACGTTGGCAGATTTGAGGATGTTGTCGGGTTGGGGCGAATACAGACGCCTGGTGGAGCACGTCTCGCCGGAATTCGTCGGCATCTCCATCCACTCCGTCGAATTCACAACTGCGATCGAGGCGGCACGCCAGGCGAAGAGCATCCTGACCGGGGTAAAAACGATCGCCGGCGGTGTCCATCCTACGATGTTTCCGGAGGAATGTGTCGAATCCGGGGTATTCGATTACATCATGAAGGGGGAAGGCGAGGTTTCCCTTCCCCTCCTCGTGGAAGATCCATCCAGATTTCCGAAAATTTTCTGGGGTGATACTCCGGACCTGGACAGGATTCCGTTCCCGGACCGGGAAGTCTGGCCGGATTTTCGGGAAAGGATTGCCTGCGAACCGTTCGGCATCAAAGGGTACCGTTTCCCGTTGCCGATGGTGGAAATGATCAATACCAGGGGATGCCCGTACCAGTGCACTTTTTGCTGCGGTCCGGGAGAGCACCAGATCTACTCGCGGTTGACGACGGATGGAAGGCGGGTGACCAACATCCGGGGCCGGAGTGTACCGAACGTCATCGCGGAACTGGTGATGCTGATCGAAAAGTACGGCATTCGGTCGGTTATGTTCCACGATGACCAGTTCATCGTGTCTCCCAAATGGGTCGATGAGTTCACCGAAGCGCTCCACGCCCACGGGATTGTCAAGGCAGGTTTGAAGTGGGTTACCTCAAGCCGCGCGGATATCATTTGCCGGAACGAAAAGCTGATCGGGAAAATGGCCGATGCGGGGCTCGATCTCCTGATCGTCGGGTTCGAATCCTTCAGCCCGAGAATACTGAGATGGTTTAAAAAAGGGGTGACCGTCGAGGAAAATTTCCGGGCGGCGGAAATTTGCCGGGCACATGGCGTGAAAGTCTGGGCGAACTACATCCTCGGAATTCCGACGGACACGGGCTGGCATAAAGAGGACGACCTAATGACCGTCGAAGGCGTCTTGAGGGTAAAGCCGGTACATTATTCTCCAGCCCTGTACACGCCGGTTCCGGGGAGTCTGCTCTATCCATTCTACAAAGGCAACGATCTCATCCTGGACGATACATCCGGTGAGCGCTCGAGCGACCGGGGGGCGATGATCCCGAAGGTAAAGGGAGTCGACTACGAATTTCTCCAGGCGATCATGATGGACGACACGGCGTTCCTCTGA
- a CDS encoding methyltransferase has translation MIIEEAAESTFKSAVCELAEYTCLKEKDILERIRKVYSQQIREWRGTIGEKVTDDKVNEFYRDTDSYLFDLVQYNYENSFYINLTGEIFRFCASLNTEMAGLKIMDFGGGIGSQMISLSVLRGAELSYADIPGKTFEYANWRFKRRQMDIEMIDATKENFLDDKMYDVVITLDVIEHLVNPESSVRYLMKHIKPNGYLVAVTSFIDNNGEAGWHLNVDKYTNESFYDFIKTLGMEMMNETYPRIFQKNEELVALMEGIDSATREGRFADSRKLMEFYLQFRPVDLDMLVKYADACLMLGDRNTASENLEKVRIFNPDMPEALKIADKIRRMDSEITHGK, from the coding sequence ATGATAATCGAAGAAGCAGCAGAATCAACGTTTAAAAGTGCAGTCTGCGAACTTGCCGAATACACGTGTTTGAAGGAAAAGGACATATTAGAGAGGATACGTAAGGTCTACTCTCAACAAATCAGGGAATGGAGAGGTACCATCGGGGAAAAGGTAACGGATGATAAGGTCAATGAATTCTACCGCGATACAGACTCATACCTTTTTGACCTTGTTCAGTATAACTACGAAAATTCTTTTTACATCAATCTGACTGGGGAAATATTCCGCTTTTGTGCAAGTTTGAACACGGAGATGGCAGGGTTGAAGATTATGGATTTCGGTGGTGGCATAGGAAGCCAGATGATTTCCTTGTCTGTTTTAAGAGGAGCTGAGCTCAGTTATGCGGACATACCCGGCAAGACGTTCGAATATGCCAATTGGCGATTCAAGCGCAGGCAAATGGATATAGAAATGATTGATGCAACTAAAGAGAACTTTCTTGATGATAAGATGTATGATGTTGTGATAACACTGGATGTAATTGAGCATCTGGTTAATCCGGAGTCTTCCGTAAGATATCTGATGAAGCACATAAAACCTAATGGGTATCTTGTAGCCGTTACATCCTTTATTGACAATAACGGTGAAGCAGGCTGGCACCTGAATGTTGACAAATACACGAACGAATCTTTTTATGATTTCATAAAGACGTTAGGCATGGAGATGATGAATGAGACATATCCAAGGATCTTCCAGAAAAATGAGGAACTAGTGGCCCTCATGGAAGGGATTGATTCGGCAACCAGGGAAGGGCGATTTGCCGATTCAAGAAAACTCATGGAATTTTATCTGCAATTTCGCCCGGTTGATCTGGATATGCTCGTTAAATATGCGGATGCATGTTTAATGCTCGGTGATCGGAACACTGCATCAGAGAATTTAGAGAAGGTGCGTATTTTCAATCCTGACATGCCGGAGGCGCTTAAGATCGCAGATAAGATCAGGAGGATGGACAGTGAAATTACACATGGCAAGTAA